A window of the Streptomyces albireticuli genome harbors these coding sequences:
- a CDS encoding class I SAM-dependent methyltransferase has protein sequence MRWWLREPGAVAPTDLRALDVIEEGPVLDIGYSTGRHLERLMARGIDAEGIDLLEAAVEQAVRHGCRVRLADLWTFRPARAYRHLLLMGNNIGLAGRLSRLPALLDRLAGLLAPGGSVLVSGKDQRGGPDLPGRADWTASGERPYPGDRRIRHLYAGQTGPWFPWLDVDPDTLAARAADRGFETHVEADADGRFLATLRLRPRT, from the coding sequence ATGCGGTGGTGGCTCCGGGAGCCCGGCGCCGTGGCGCCGACCGACCTCCGCGCCCTGGACGTGATCGAGGAAGGCCCGGTGCTCGACATCGGGTATTCCACCGGCCGGCATCTGGAACGCCTCATGGCCCGCGGGATCGACGCCGAGGGCATCGACCTGCTGGAGGCCGCGGTGGAACAGGCGGTGCGCCACGGCTGCCGTGTGCGGCTCGCCGACCTGTGGACCTTCCGACCCGCCCGCGCCTACCGCCATCTGTTGCTGATGGGGAACAACATCGGCCTCGCCGGGCGGCTCTCGCGGCTCCCGGCGCTGCTCGACAGGCTGGCCGGACTACTGGCCCCCGGAGGCAGTGTCCTGGTGTCGGGGAAGGACCAGCGCGGCGGCCCGGACCTGCCGGGCAGGGCGGACTGGACGGCGAGCGGAGAGCGCCCCTATCCGGGCGACCGCCGGATCCGGCACCTGTACGCCGGGCAGACGGGCCCCTGGTTCCCCTGGCTCGACGTGGACCCGGACACCCTGGCGGCGCGGGCGGCGGACAGAGGGTTCGAGACCCACGTCGAAGCGGACGCGGACGGCCGGTTCCTGGCCACGCTGCGCCTGCGGCCGCGGACTTGA
- the solA gene encoding N-methyl-L-tryptophan oxidase, with product METYDVVVVGLGAAGSSTVRHLAAAGMRVLGLERFGPAHANGSSHGGTRIVRRAYAEGAVFVPLLLRAHELWEELSHATGRAVWRRTGVLITGRKDSEAVVRTAECARRFALEHHMLDAEGIRRLSVPGARVPDEAVACYDPMAGLVHAEEALLLHHRLAREDGARLQFHEPMVRFTAGRSGLTVETPRGRYSTGHLVLCPGSWSTRLLPGVTVPVQAQRQVQHWFALRPDTAHHFAPDRFPVHIWQAPGIFFAMPAVDGPVGGVKCSQEADSAPCDPDAVDRRVRRDEIERSAAELRRYLPGQTGRWMRSTVCTYPRTPDNHFVLGRAPGHEAVTLVTGLGGHGFKFMPVLGEVVLGLLTGGGRFTAEQLRPFAPDRTYVSDPRAGAQTPPPAGERRARVSRPPHGDRPVHAGWSAAERRVWRDLERGPEVGRADIPERCDPAPDGLRIPLPTTPTGSAVTEVLRRRRSRRDMTGPLPLSALAGVLTGLFRKVKEPAPSSPTCGGTGSLTPYLLANDVTGLEAGLYACADGSELISHPTSPAWRRSVNDRVNGYLRRDPAAGHPPVVLLWQADWVRIMARYPAGGLLAVFWDAGAAVQSAYLLTEEQGLAGCACAGLPRTDEIRELGWDPDSHAFAAAFAMGLRQSPP from the coding sequence GTGGAGACGTACGACGTCGTGGTCGTCGGCCTGGGCGCGGCGGGCAGCAGCACCGTGCGTCATCTGGCGGCGGCCGGGATGCGCGTCCTGGGCCTCGAACGGTTCGGCCCCGCGCACGCCAACGGATCGAGCCACGGAGGCACGCGCATCGTGCGTCGCGCCTACGCGGAAGGAGCCGTGTTCGTGCCCCTGCTGCTCCGCGCCCACGAGCTGTGGGAGGAGCTCTCCCACGCCACCGGGCGTGCCGTGTGGCGGCGGACCGGTGTGCTGATCACGGGCCGGAAGGACAGTGAGGCGGTGGTGCGCACCGCCGAGTGCGCGCGCCGTTTCGCGCTGGAGCACCACATGCTGGACGCCGAGGGCATCCGGCGGCTGTCGGTGCCCGGCGCCCGGGTGCCGGACGAGGCGGTCGCCTGCTACGACCCGATGGCGGGTCTCGTCCACGCGGAGGAGGCCCTGCTCCTGCACCACAGGCTGGCGCGGGAGGACGGGGCCCGGCTCCAATTCCACGAGCCGATGGTGCGGTTCACCGCCGGGCGCTCGGGGCTGACGGTGGAGACCCCTCGGGGCCGTTACTCGACGGGGCACCTGGTGCTCTGCCCCGGTTCGTGGAGCACGCGCCTGCTGCCCGGGGTGACCGTGCCCGTCCAGGCACAGCGGCAGGTCCAGCACTGGTTCGCGCTGCGTCCCGACACTGCGCACCACTTCGCGCCGGACCGCTTCCCCGTCCACATCTGGCAGGCCCCCGGCATCTTCTTCGCCATGCCCGCCGTCGACGGGCCGGTCGGCGGCGTCAAGTGCAGCCAGGAGGCCGATTCCGCCCCCTGCGACCCGGACGCCGTGGACCGGCGGGTGCGGCGGGACGAGATCGAACGGTCGGCGGCCGAGCTGCGCCGCTACCTTCCCGGGCAGACCGGCCGCTGGATGCGGAGCACGGTGTGCACCTACCCGCGCACCCCCGACAATCATTTCGTCCTGGGCCGGGCGCCCGGCCACGAGGCCGTCACCCTCGTCACGGGACTGGGCGGCCACGGCTTCAAGTTCATGCCCGTGCTCGGGGAAGTCGTCCTCGGCCTGCTGACCGGCGGCGGCCGGTTCACCGCGGAGCAGCTACGACCCTTCGCGCCGGACCGGACCTATGTCTCAGATCCCCGCGCCGGGGCACAGACACCGCCCCCGGCCGGGGAGCGGCGGGCTCGGGTCTCCCGTCCGCCCCACGGCGACCGGCCCGTCCACGCGGGCTGGAGCGCCGCCGAGCGCCGCGTCTGGCGGGACCTGGAGCGCGGCCCCGAGGTCGGGCGTGCCGACATCCCCGAGCGGTGCGACCCGGCACCCGACGGGCTGCGTATCCCCCTGCCCACGACACCTACCGGTTCGGCGGTGACCGAGGTGCTGCGGCGGCGCCGTTCCCGCCGTGACATGACCGGCCCCTTGCCGCTCTCCGCCCTCGCCGGCGTACTCACCGGTCTGTTCCGTAAGGTCAAGGAGCCGGCGCCGAGCAGCCCGACGTGCGGGGGCACCGGCAGCCTCACCCCGTACCTGCTGGCGAACGACGTCACCGGGCTCGAAGCGGGGCTCTACGCCTGCGCCGACGGGAGTGAGCTGATCAGCCACCCCACCTCCCCCGCCTGGCGGCGGTCCGTGAACGACCGCGTCAACGGCTACCTGCGGCGCGACCCGGCCGCCGGCCACCCTCCGGTCGTCCTGCTGTGGCAGGCCGACTGGGTGCGGATCATGGCCCGTTACCCCGCAGGCGGGCTCCTGGCCGTCTTCTGGGACGCCGGTGCCGCCGTGCAGAGCGCCTACCTCCTGACCGAGGAGCAGGGGCTGGCGGGCTGCGCCTGCGCGGGACTGCCCCGCACCGACGAGATCAGGGAACTCGGCTGGGACCCGGACAGCCACGCGTTCGCGGCGGCCTTCGCCATGGGCCTACGGCAGTCACCGCCGTGA